The following nucleotide sequence is from Streptomyces xiamenensis.
GGGCGAAGGGGGCTGTGGAAAACTCCGAAGGGCCCGGCTCCCCCGCCGGGCCCTTCGCTCCCCTCCTGCACCCCCGTGTTTCCCCGACCCCTACGACACCGATCGCGCCCGAACGGTTGCACCGATCCGCGAAGAGTTTTCCCGCACATGTGCCCGAACGGTCACAGGACCCGCCCGAGCCCCTCCAGCGCCACCAGCGGGTCGGGCCCCGCGGGCATCAGGACCACGCTGCCGGCGCCCGCCGCGTGCAGCGCCGCGATCCGCTCCCGGGCCTGCCCGGGGGTGCCGGTGACCGCGAGCTGATCCACCCACTCACCGGGCAGCCGCGCGGCGAACTCCGTACGGTCCGCGCTCTCCTCGCGCAGCCGGGCGAACTCCGCGGCGAACGGCAGCGGGGAGATGTGCGGCGCCCAGTCCGGTTCGCCGATCCACTCCAGCGCCGGCCGCACCGCCGCCCGCGCCACCTGCGGATCGTCGTCCACCGCCGCCACGTTGTACGCCACCACGCGGTGCCCCTCCGCCACCGCCCGCGCGCCGATGTGCCCGCGCGCCGCCGCCAGATACTCGGGGGTCACCGGCTCGGCCAGGATCGTGCCGTCCGCCTCCCGCCCGGACAGCGCCAGCGACTTGGGCCCGCGCACTCCGGCCAGCACCGGCGGCACCACCGGCACCGGCAGATCCAGCGTCACCGCGTCCAGCCGCTCGTCGCGCACCGTCTCCCCCCGCAACAGCGCCCGGACGGTGCGCAGATGCTCGCCCAGCGCGCCCAGCGGCGACGCCGGGTACGCGCCGACCTGCCGCATCCAGCCGGGCATGCCGTGCCCGACGCCCAGGACCGGGCGGCCCGGGTACAGCTGGGCGAGCGTGGCCGCCTCCATCGCCGTCAGCGCCGGGTTGCGCAGCACGGCGGGCAGGATGCCGATCCCCACCCGGATCCGTTCCGTGACCGCCAGCGCGACGGCGGCCTGCGTGAAGCCGCCCCGGAAGAAGCAGTCCTCGACCACCCACACCTCGGCGAAGCCCAGTTCCTCGGCCCGCCGCACGTACTGGATGAACCCTTCCGCCGCCAGATCGCGCGGCACCATCACACCGATATCCGTCATGGCGGTGAGCCTATGCGGCAACTCCCGGCCGGGCCACGGCGAATCAGCAGGGCAGCGGGGGCAGCAGTCCCGGCAGCGGGGCGGGGCCCAGCGAGGTGGTCCTGGGCGGCATCACGGTGCCGCCGGCGGCGCCCGACCAGATCTGTTCCCAGGTGGGCGGCGGCAGGATCAGCCCGGCCTCGTCGTCGGCCGGATGGCGCTCGGTGTAGCCGGGCGTGGGGTCAAGTCCCTGGTCCTCGCAGAGGATCGGGATCAGGACGTGGTCGCTGATGGCGGCCGACAGCTCGGCCCACTCCGAGGGCAGGAACCGCAGCCGGCGCGCCGTGGTGACCGGGGAGACGCGGGAGATGGCCCAGATCCTGGACTTGCCGGTGAGTAAAAACGTGCCTGCGCGCGGCACCGGGCGCGGCGAGCCGGCCGGAAGCTCCGTGACCCGGGCGAAGCCGGAGGCCACATCGGCCGCCCGGTACGGGTCGAGGCCGGGCATCGTGCGGTGGGTGGCCGCCAGCCGCAGCGGGTAGCGGCCGTGGTCCACGACCAGGGCCGGCAGCCGGTCGCCCATCCGGGCGGGCTGGCCGCGGTGCAGCCGGCGGGCCGCCTCAAGACGGTGGTGGCCGTCGGCCAGCAGCACCGGGGGCAGCGCCGGGGGCCGCCGGCTCCACTCGCCGGCCACCGCCCACAGCCGCTGGGTGCCGCCGCGGGTGGCCGGCCCCGTACGGTCCGGCGGGCGGCGGACGGTCTCGTCGATGCAGCGGCGGAACGCGCCCGGGTCGGGGGCGGCCAGCAGCAGCGGTTCGGCCGGGGCGCGGCGCTCGCGCAGCAGCCGGGTGTGCAGCCGCACTTCGGGCTCGCCCACCTGCTGGTGCCGCAGGATGTGGCCGCTTTCGGTGCCGTGCAGGCTCAGAGCGCCCAGGACGCCGCGCTGTTCGACCCGGCCGTGCACGTCCAGGCGTTCCAGGACGACGTAGCCGGGGCGGGCGGGCGGTCCGGCGAACAGGCCGGGGAGGGGAAGCAGCAGGTCTGCCCGTGGGGCCGGGGTCGCGGGGAATCCCATCCCGGGGAGCAGCTCAGGCAGCAGTGTGCTCCTCCTCCTTCTCGGGATGCGCGGGCCGCCCGGACGCTCCGGGATCCGCGCCGCCGACCACCGGGCGCAGCAGGCCCAGAGCCTTGCCGAGCACCGCCTCCACTTCCTGCGGGCAGGACGCGACGGCCGTGATGAAGCCATGCCCGGCGGCCCGGCTGGTGGCCTCCGGGACATGGCTTCCGACGCGAACGGTGATGCCGATGTCGGCGACGCCCGGCAGGGCGTACGCCTCGTCGATCCCGTGCACGGCGTCGAGCCGGCCGGGGGGCAGCCGCAGGGTGCGGATGCCCGCGTACCGCCGGCCGGACGAGGGGTGCGGCGCCGGTACGGGCAGCCGCAGTGCGGTGGCGACGGCGAGCGCCACCGGGTCGGTGCCGGTGGCCAGCGCCAGCAGGTCGCCGAGCCGGCCTGGGCCGGGGTGGGCGTGCGACTCGATCAGCCGCGGTCCCTGTGCGGTACGGACCACCTCGGTCAGGGACAGTCCCGCCCGGTGGCCGGCGGCCCCCAGGGTGGCGGTGACCAGGTCGCCGATCGCCGCCGCGTCCCCCGGGCCGAGGTCGGCCGGCAGATCGTGGCCCTCCTCGGTGAACCCGGGGCCGTCCGACAGATGCTTTCTGGCCACGGCGAGCACGGTGTGCTCACCGTCCCTGGAGTGGGCGAGCACGCTGTACTCGGGGCCCTCCAGGAATTCCTCGATGATCAGCGCCGGTTCGCTCACCAGTTCGGCGGCCAGGAGTGCGGCATCCGCGACATCGCGCAGAAGATGCACCTCCTGGCCGCCCGAACCGGTGCGCGGCTTGGCGACGCACGGGAAGCCGACCCGCTCGGCGGCGGCCACCAGATGCGTCACCCGGTCGCACTGCTCGAACCGGACGGGGGTACCGGTGAGCTGATTGACCTTGCCGCGCAGCGCCACTTTGTCCGTGAGGTACGCGACGGCGGCGTGCGGATTGCCCCGGAACCGCAGGGCCTCGTTCACCCGCGCGGCGACCAGCGCACTGGCCTCCGCGAAGCCGAACACCGACACCCTGGCGGGATGACCGGCCAGATGACCGATCGCCATCAGCAGCCCCTGGTGATCCAGCCAGTCCACGGTCAGCGCGTCGTGCGCCGCCGCGACAGCCTCCCGGATCCCCGGAGCCGCCCGGTCGGGAGCGAGGACAAGAGTGCGGGCACCGACCACCCGGGCCGCCCGTACCTCTTCGAGGCGCGGGCTCAGCAGCACCGCCAGCGGGGCCTGGGCCATCACCGCACCACTTTCCTGTCCACCGATCCGATCCGTCGTATCAGCGGGCCGTGGTCAGTCCCAGAGGCTGCCGGTCGTGATGACCTCGCCCTTGGCGGCCGGGGACCCGGCAGCCATGGCGACCCCACCGGAGGCACCCACGAGCAGGAGAGCTGCGATAACGCTCAGAGCAAACTTCTTCACGGGATCCCTCTTCCGTGTCCACATAGGCGAACATGAATGGCATGTTGGCCCAATCATGCTCACGAGCATTCACGAGGAAGTCGATAGAGTCCCTGTGGCATCATCTCGCCTGTCCAGTTGACGCCAAGGTGCTTACTGACGTCATGCGAGGAAGATGAGCGTGTACGAACCCGGGGAAATAGACGCCGCGACGACACGGGTTTACCGGTTTCGCGTCATTCATCCCACCGACTCGGTGGCACAGATCGCCACCCGGGCCGGCATTTCCACCGCCGAGGCCGCCTCCGCCGAGGCCCGGCTGACCGAACTGGGCCTGCTGCGGCCCTCGCCCGGCGGCGGACTGGTCGCCATCTCCCCCGAAAGCGCCGCCGACGCCCTGCTGGCACCCATCGAACAGGACATCCTCCAGCGCCGCATCGCCATGGCCGCCACCCGCGCCCGGCTGCACGCGCTCTCCGGCGACTACCTCGAAGCCCGCAGCATGCGCTCCGCCAAGAGCAGCATCGAGGTCGTCGAGGGTATCGACAACACCCGCGCCGTCATAGCCGACCTGGACCGCACCTGCGCCAAGTCGGTCGACGCACTGCACCCGGGCGGCGGCCAGAGCCGGGCCGCCATCCAGGCCGCGACCCCAGGCGACCTGGAGATCCTCGAACGCGGCGTGAAGGCCCGCACACTGATGCAGCACACCGCCCGCCGGCACCAGCCGACCGTCGGGTACGTCACCACCCTCATCGAGGCCGGCGCCCAGGTGCGCAGCATCACCGCGCTGCCCTCCCGGATGCTCATCTACGACGGCAGCTGCGCCGTCCTCCCGCTGGACCCGCTGCACACCAAGTCGGGTGTGGCGCTGGTGCGCGACCCCACCGTGCTCGGCTTCCTCCAGCAGCTCTTCGAGCACTACTGGGACCGGGCGGCGGACTTCGTCGAGGGGCCCAAGAAGTCGGGCTCGGCACCCGTTGGCGTGGACCGCGACGTCCTGGTGCTGATGGCCGCCGGGAAGAAGGACGAGGCGATCGCCCACCAACTGGGCATGTCCCCGCGCTCGGTGAGCCGCGTGGTGGCCCGGCTGCTGGAACAACTGGACGCCGACAGCCGGTTCCAGGCCGGCGTCCGGGCAGCCCTGAACGGCTGGCTCTCCTAGATGACGATCCACGAGGTCGAGGACATCGACGCCACCGCACTCCAGGTCTACCTGCTACGGGTACGGCACCCCGCGGACGACGCCGACCGGCTCGCCGCCCGCGCCGGGCTGCGCCCCGGCGAGGTCACCCGCGCCGAGGCCCTGCTGTACGGGCTCGGCCTGCTCCAGCCGTCCCCGGCGGGCGGCTGGGTGGCGGTCAGCCCGGAGAGCGCCGCCGACCAGCTGCTCGCCCCCGTGGAGGCGGACATCCTCGCCCAGCGCATCACGATGGCGGCCGCGAGGGAACAGTTCCAGTCACTGTCGGGCGAGTACGTGGCGGCGCGCGGCATGCGGTCCGCCGAGATCAGCATCGAGGTCGTCGAGGGCATCGGCAACACCCGTGCCGTCATCGACGACCTGGCGCGTACCTGCACCGAATCGGTGGAGACCCTGATGCCGGGCGTCCCCACCGACGAGGCGATCGACGCGGCCGTCCCGCTCGACCTGGAGCTGCTGTCGCGCGGCGTCGGCATCCGCGTCCTGATGCAGCACAGCGCCCGCACCCACCGCGTCGGCCTGCGCTACGCCGAGACGATCGGCGCGGCGGGCGCCCAGGTGCGCAGCGCCGGGACGCTGCCCTCGCGGATGCTGATCTACGACCGGCGGTGCGCGGTCCTCCCGCTGGACCCGCTGCACACCGGGACCGGGGTGGCGCTGGTACGGGACCCCTCCGCACTGAGCTTCCTGTGCCAGGTCTTCGACCACTGCTGGGACGACGGCATCGACATCCCGGTGACCGCGGGCGCCGGGGAGGCGGGGGACGGCGTGCCCAACGGCCTGGAGCGCGAGGTGCTGCGGCTGATGGCGGTCGGCAGGTCGAACGACGACATCGCGGAGCAACTGGGCATCTCCCGGCGCTCCGTGAGCCGTCTTGTCTCCCAGCTGATGGCCCATCTGGGCGCCACCAGCCGGTTCCAGGCCGGGGCCAGGGCGGCGCTGAACGGCTGGCTCGGCTAGGTTTTCGTCCGGGCGATCCTCTTCGGGCCCGCACCGTTCGTCGGGAAGGCGCCGATGGCGGGCGTCCGGGGTGGGGCCGACGGGGGAGGAGCGGCACGCGGGCGTCCGCAGCCGGCCGCCCTCGCGGACACACCACCGCGTCACCGCGTCTCGGCCAGGCGGCGGAACTCGCTGGGGTTGATGCCCCGGATTCTCTTGAACGCCACGCTGAACGCGAACGGATCGCTGTAACCGACGGCACGCGCGACGTGCGCGACGGTCGAGGACCCCTTCTCGACCAGGAGATCCGCCGCCAGCGTCATGCGCCAGCGCGTGAGATAGGCCAGCGGCGGTTCACCGAGCAGATCGGCGAACCGTTTGGCGAGTGTCGAGCGGGACACCCCGGTACGCCGGGCCAGTTCGCCCACCGTCCACGGCGCCGCCGGCTCGCCGTGCACGAGGCGCAGCGCCTGGCCGACCACCGGGTCCTTCTGGGCGTTCCACCAGGCCGGGGGGCGGCCACCGGGCCTGTCCAGCCAGGTGCGCAGCGTACAGACCAGCATCCAGTCGAGGAGGCGGTCGAGCACGACCTGCTGGCCCGGTTCGTCGCGGGCCACCTCCGCGGCGAGGTGGTCGAGCACCGGGTCGCCGGTGCCTCCGCAGTCCACCCGCAGCACGACCGGCAGCGCGTCCATCAGCCGCCGGCTGATCTCGCCGCGGACCGGGTAGGCCCCGACCACCAGAGTCGTCGCACCGCTGTCGTCGCCGCCCCCTTCCCCGGGATCGTGCCAGCCCAGCCGGTGCCGGGTGCCGCCCTGCTCGGGCGTCGCGCAGTCCTCTCCGCAGATGATCGGCTCGGCCGTGCTGCCGGGCTCGTCCACGAAGGTGAAGGTCGTGGGACCACGCACCACGATCGTGTCGTGGGCACCGAGGCGCTCGGGCGGATGGCCCTCCGGCACGATCCAGCCCGCCCCGGTGAGGACGGTGCACAGGGTCAGCGGCGCACCGTCCACGAAGTGCAGTGACCAGGGCGCGGAGAGCGTCGAACTGCCGAACAGGGAGCCGCGGGCCCGCACTCCGCGGAAGAGGTCACTGGTCACGTCCATAGCGACAGGCTAGACGATCGCAAAGGCATTGCGGCCTCTCACCCATGTGATCGTGCGTCCCGTGGGTGTTCTGTAGGAGCCATGACGTGAAACACGCAGCTTGTGCCGGGTGCGACCGGCACGACGGGACGCAGGATCGCCGCCCGACTGCGGCTGCGCGCCGGTACGCGCCGCTGGTCGCGGGCGCACTGGCGCTCCCGGACGACGTGAGGCCCCGTACCCGACTCCCGATCCGTATCCCGCCCCCATGGAGGCACTGACATGACACCTGATGACGGCGACCCACTGACCCTGCTGGTCACCGCACACCCGGACCCCGGCTCCCTGACGCACCACGTGGCGCGGCAACTCGCCTCGGCCCTCCGTCCCCGGGCCGTCGAGGTGGCGGACCTGCACCAGGAGCGGTTCGATCCCCGGTTCACCCCGGCGGACCGCCGCCACTACCAGGAAGGCGGCGCCCACGCTCCCGACGTGGCCCGGGAGCACCGTCGTCTCGACCGCGCCACCGACCTCGTCCTGGTCTTCCCGGTGTACTGGTGGTCCATGCCGGCGCTGCTCAAGGGGTGGATCGACCGCGTGTTCGTCAACGGCTGGGCCTTCGATTACTCGGTCGGGTCGGAGCTGCGTCCGAGGCTCCAGCGGCTCACCACGCATCTGCTGCCCATCGCCGGCGACGACGCCGGCAGCTTCGAGCGTCACGGATACGAACGCGCGTTGCGGACGCAGATCGAGCACGGCATCGTCGACTACGTCGGCAGCCGCCGCGGTGCCACCGCGTTCATCCATGAATCCGAGCAGCCTTCCTCCCGGGCCACGGCGGAGAGCGTCGCACGGGCCGTACGCCTCGTCAGCGAAGCGGTACGGGCCGGCGCTCCTGCCACGTGACCTCTCACGATCCGCGCGAGGAGGGCGGGACCGCCGTCGGCACGAACCGGCGGTCCGGCTCGGGCAGCCAGGCGCCCGGCGGGCGGTGCAGCCAGTTCCCGGTGGCGGCCAGTGCCGCCGCCGTGTCCAGCAGCGCGGCCAGCCCCGGGTGCCGCAGGGCGCGGGGCCACACCACCGAGACCGGCGACAGCGGCACCGGATCGGTCAGCGGGCGCAGCACCATGCCGGGAACCCCGGTGAACTGCTCGCTGGCCAGCACCCACCACCCGCGCGCCCGCACCAGCCGGACGAACTCCTCCTCGCCGTCGATGCGCGGGAACGGCGGCGCCACCGCGATGCCGCGCCCGGCGAACAGCCGCTCCGCGTAGTCCGTCCACTCGGTGGTCTCCGGATTGCCGGCGCCCGCGTACAGCTCACGCCCGGCCAGCCGCTCCAGCGGGATCTCGGCGAGGCGGGCCAGCGGATCGTCGGCGGGCAGCAGTACCGCCGTCCGTTCGTAGCGCACCAGCCGGTGGTCCAGCCCGGCGCGGACCCCGGGGTCAAGGCCCGCGAACCGGCCGAAGGACACATCCAGCTGGCCGCGCGTCATCTCCGCCACCGCCCCGGCCAGGCCGCTGTGGAAACGGGCCACGAACTCCACCCCGGGTGCCGACTCCCGGGCGGCGTCCAGGATCAGCCGGGCCGTGGTCACCGGCGCGGACACATCCACCACCAGCGGACGGGCCCCCGCCCCGGCGCCGCGCACCGCCGCCGCGAGGTCCCGCTGCGCCTCCAGTGCCCGGCGCACCGGTGCCAGCAGCCGTTCGCCCTCGGCCGTCAGCGTCACCTGGCGGGTGCTGCGGACGAACAGCCGCGTCCCCCACTGCTCCTCCAGCCGTCTGATGTCCCGGGACAGCGCCTGCTGCGCGACGAACAGCCGCGCGGCGGCGCGGGTGAAGTGCAACTCCTCGGCCACCGCGACAAAGGCGCGCAGCAGCCGTGGATCGGTGTCACGGTCGGCGGGCATTCCCTCATTGTCGCCGGTCGGGGCCGATTCACTACCGGGTTGTGTGAATGGCCGCCGATCAGGTGTTGGACGCCCCGCACGGCCCGGTCCGAAGGTGATCCCCATGCAGTTCGCCCTCACCGGCCACACCCTCGTCCACGTTCCCCTCTCCCCCGACCGTCACCGCCGCTGCCGCCGACCCCGGCGCCCGCGCGGCCCGTACGCCCGGCTGTTCGACGCACCGGGCGCGCTCGCCTTCACGCTGCCCAATCTGCTGGCCCGGCTGCCGATGGGCATGTTCAGCATCTCCGCCGTGCTGCTGATCACCGGGCTGCACGGCTCGTACGCGCTGGCCGGCGCGGTCGTGGCCGCGACACTCGCCGCCTCCGCCGTCGGCGGCCCGCTGCTGGCCCGGCTCGTGGACCGGTACGGGCAGGCCAGGATCACCGTCCCGGCCGTGCTGCTGACCGGCACCGGACATCTGGGGCTGCTGGGGTGCGTCACCGGCGGCGCCCCGTTGTGGGCCTGGTTCTGCTGCGTCCCGCTCATGGCGGCCACCCCCAACACCGGTGGCATGTCGCGGGCCCGCTGGGCGCACCTGTACCGGGACGATCCCGCCGCCCGGCACACCGCCAACTCCTTCGAACAGGCCATGGACGAACTGTGCTTCCTGCTCGGCCCGCTGATCGCCGCCGGGCTGTGCACCGCGCTGTTCCCGGCGGCCGGCACTCTCACCGCGGTCACGCTGCTGATCACCGGCGGTGTGCTGTTCGCGGCCCAGCGCCGCACCGAGCCGCCGGTCGCCCCCCGTGGCCCGGGGCGGGCCCGCACCGGGCCGGCCCCGCTGCTGCTGCCCGGGATACCGCCGCTGCTGGCCACCTTCCTGTGCACCGGCGCCGTGTTCGGCTCGCTGGAGGTGGTGACGATCGCGTACGCGGACGGTCTGGGGCTGAAGGCGTGGGCGGGCGCGGTGCTGGCGGCGCAGGCGCTGGGTTCGGGGGCGGCCGGGCTCGCGTTCGGGCTGCTGGCCCCCGGGACCACCCCGGTACGGCGCCGGCTGGTGCGCTGGGTGACACTCATGGCCGTGCTGATGGCGCTGCCGCTGCTGGTGGCGGCGGGCACCGGCGCGCTGCCGCCGCTGGTGCCGGTGCTGCTGATCGCCGGGATGGCGACGGCGCCGACCATGGTCACCGGGATGACGCTGCTCCAGGAGCTGACCCCGGCGCCCCGGCTCAACGAGGGCATGTCCCTGGCGGTGACGGCCCTGCTGTCCGGCATCGCCGCGGGCGCGGCGGCCGGCGGCTGGGCGGCCGAACATCTGCCGCCCGGCGCCGCCGGCTACGCCACTCCGCTGACCGCCGCCGCGCTGGCGGCGGCGGTCGCCTGGCTCGCGTTCTACTCCTGGAAGCCGGTGAGGAAGTCCACCGCGACCGGGCCCGCCGTGGCGCCGCCCGAGCCGCCGTCCAGCAGCAGCACGGCGAAGGCCAGGTCCGCGTCGCCGAGGTAGCCGATCAGCCAGGCGTTGGTGGACAGTTCACCGTCGCCGGTGTCGAACTCGGCCGTTCCGGTCTTGGCGTGCGGCGTGCCGGGCACGGAGCCCAGCACGGTGGCGGTGCCGTCGGTGACGGTGTCCCGCATCATCGAGCGCAGCGCCGCGTAGGTGTCGGCGCTCAGCTCGGACGGCGCGGGCGTGGGCTCGGCGACCGCGTCGGGCACCAGCACCGGCTGGTGGAAGGCGCCCTCGGCGACGGTGGCCGCCACCGAGGCCATCACCAGCGGGCTGGCCTGCACGCGGGCCTGCCCGATCAGCGAGGCCGACAGGTCGTTGGCGCCCTCGGCGTCCGGCACGCTGCCGTCGAACGAACCGGCGCCCAGGTCCCATGCGACGCCGATGCCGAACGCCTCGGCGGTCAGCCGCAGCGTGTCCGGCTCGAAGCGGTCCCGGTTGGCTATGTAGGCGGTGTTGCAGGAGGCGGTGAACGCCTCGTGCAGCGTGGTGGCCGGGCCCAGTTCGAACTCGTTCTGGTTCTGGAAGCGGTAGCCCTCCACGGTCTCGTACTTCGGGCAGCCGATCGCCTCGCCGGGCGCGGTGCCGCCCTCCAGCAGCGCCGCGGTGGTGATCACCTTGAAGGTGGACCCCGGCGCGAGCTGCCCGCTGAGCGAGCGGTCCCCGCCGTCCAGCGGGGAGTCGGCCGCCGCCAGCACCTCCCCGGTGGAGGGCCGCACCGCCACGATCGAGCCGGCCTGGTCCGTACCCTCCAGCGCGGCCTCCGCGGCACGCTGCACATCGGCGTCGATGGTGGTCTGCACGGGGGTGCCGGGCTCGCCGCCCTCCTGCTCGTAGAGCACCTCCACCGCGTCCCCCGACTCACGGTCGGCGATGACGACGGCGGCGCTCGGGGTGCCGGCCAGTTGCTCCTCGTACCGGCCCTGCAGCCCGGAGGACCCGGCGCCGGTCGCGGGGTCAAGGCCGCCGACCACGGTGCGCGCCAGATGCGCCAGCGGGCGGCTGTCCTCCGCGAACTGGAGGCCCTCCACCGCGCGCAGCGCGTCCTCGTGCTCGCGGAAGACCTCGTCGCGCAGGCTCACCACGGACACGGCCTGGTCGGGGTCGGACGCCTCCACCCGGTCGGCCAGCGCCTCGGTGTCCAGACCCACCTCCAGTCCGTCCAGCGCCTCGTAGGCCGCATCGGGGTCGCTCAGCCGGGCGGGCCAGACGCTCAGGTCCCACACGACGGAGGGACCGGCCAGCTGGCTGCCGTCCGCGGCGAGGATGGGAGCGCGCTCCGACTGGTCGGTGCTCAGCACCAGGGTCTGGCCCTCGGACAGCTCGGGGTGGACCAGCGGTGACTCCCAGTGCACGTGCCAGGCGTCCTCCTCGGCCCCGTCGGGCGCGGCGTACAGGGAGGACTCGTAGGACCACTCCCCCACCCCGGGCAGGGTGAAGGAGGCGGTGAAGGGCACCGTGTACGCGGCCTCGGGCACTCCCTCGCCGGCCTCGGCGCGCACCGGCTCCCCGCTGATGGTGAGCGCGGTCTCCTCGGCGCCGAGGTTGCGCTGGACCGACTCCAGGAGCGAACCCGCGGCCTCCGCGTCGTCCGTGCGCGCGGCGGCGCCTTCCAGGTCGCCCTCCGCCCAGGCGTCCAGGAACTTCTGGCTCTCCGCCCGCGCGGCGCTCGCCGGGTCCTCGTCGCCGTCGCGCAGCAGCAGGACGGCGCCGATCGCCAGCACGGTGACGGCCACCGCGCCCCCTATGATCCACTTCGTTCGGTTTCCGCCGGTCGTCTCGGGCTCTGGCCGGCCCTGAGGACCCCACCCCGGTGCACTGTCTGCCATGCCGGTGACCCTACCGGGCCCCACGGACAGTCACCCCGGGGTTCGAACAAACGCAGGCCCCGGCCCGCGCGAACGCGGGCCGGGGCCTGACGGTGAAACAGTGGAGATGGCGGGAATCGAACCCGCGTCCAGTGACGTGGAAAGAGGGCTTCTCCGAGCGCAGTCCGCTGCGATTTTCTCGGCCCCGGAGATCACGCGGACAAGTCTCCGACGGGCTCAGTCACTGTTAAATGTCCCGCAAGCCTCCGTGACCGAGGCTAACGGTGAAGTCCCCTAGCTGATACCAGGAACCGGGACGGGAACAGGCCCGGGCTGGCACCTCACCAGTCGCTACTTATGCAGCGAGGGCGAAGGAATCGCGCTTGGTATTGGCGATTATTTTTTTGCGACATATGGTTTACGAGATCATTGCCGCTTCCTCGGCTCGCTTCCCCTGCTTCGACAACCACTGTCGAAACCGATCATCCCCATGTTGAGTTAACAAACAGCCGGGCCCCGTGGGACCCGCTGTGCACCAGTGTACGCCACCCGGTGCCGCGACGCCCGGGCTTTTTCCGTGCCGCTCAGGCGCGCTGCCGGCGGCGGGCCGCCGACATCGCGCGCTCCGCCTCCCGGGTGTCCTGCTTCTCCCGCAGCGTCTGCCGCTTGTCGTACTCCCGCTTGCCGCGCGCGACGGCCAGCTCGACCTTCACCTTGCCGTTCGTGAAGTACAGCGCCAGCGGCACCAGCGTCAGACCCGACTCCTGCACCTTGCCGACCAGCTTGTCGATCTCCGCGCGGTGCAGCAGCAGCTTCCGCTTGCGGCGCGCGGCATGATTGGTCCAGGTGCCCTGCGCGTATTCCGGAATGTGCACATTGTGCAGCCAGACCTCACCCCCGTCGAGCTGCCCGAAGCCGTCCACCAGCGAGGCCCGGCCCTGGCGCAGCGATTTCACCTCGGTGCCCGTGAGCACCAGGCCGCACTCGTACGTGTCCAGGATCTCGTAGTCGTGCCGCGCCTTCTTGTTCTGCGCGATGAGCTTGCGCCCCGACCCGATCGCCGTCTCTTTCTTCTTCTTAGCCATGACGTGATCAGTCTACGGCGCCACGCCGCCGCGCCGCCGCCCGTTTAACGGCCACCCGCCGGGCCGCCCGGGCACCGCGGACCGCGCCCTCAGCCGGGCCCGGCGGCCAGCCCGTCGAGCACCGTGCGCGCCTTCTCCTCGGCGTCCTCACCCGCGTCCACCGGCAGATCCGGCTCGACCGGCCGCTCCTCGTCCACCGTCCGCCCCGAGGGCGTCGCGTAATACCCCACGGTCAGCTCGGCCACCGACCCGTCCGGCTGCTCGCTCGGCATCTGCACCGTGCCCTTGCCGAACGTGCGCGAGCCCACCAGCACCGCACGGTTGCGGTCCTGCAACGCCGCCGCCAGCAGCTCCGCCGAGCTCATCGTGCCGCCGTCCACCAGGACCACCAGCGGCGTCCGGGTGTCCCCGCCCGGCTCCGCGTGCAGCGCCCGCTGGTCACCGTGCACGTCGTACGTCGCCACCAGGCCGCCGTCCAGGAACACCGAGGCCGCCTGCGCCGCCTCCGTCAGCAGCCCGCCGCCGTTGCCGCGCAGGTCCAGCAGCACCGCGTCCCCGGCCGGGACGCCGCCCACCGCCTCGCGCAGCTGACCGGCCGAACCCCGGGTGAAGGAGGAGACATGGATCCGGGTCACCCCGGGCACCTCGCGGGTCACCGACACCGTCTCGGCCGTGAGCCGGGCCCTGGCCACCTCGGCCTCCCAGCGCTCCCCGGCCCGCACCAGGCCCAGCAGCACGGTGGAGCCGGGCCCGGCCGCCGCCGGCTGGTCGCTGCCGCGCAGCCGCCCGACCGCGTCGGTGACCGCGCCGCCGTCCAGTCCGGCCC
It contains:
- a CDS encoding LLM class flavin-dependent oxidoreductase: MTDIGVMVPRDLAAEGFIQYVRRAEELGFAEVWVVEDCFFRGGFTQAAVALAVTERIRVGIGILPAVLRNPALTAMEAATLAQLYPGRPVLGVGHGMPGWMRQVGAYPASPLGALGEHLRTVRALLRGETVRDERLDAVTLDLPVPVVPPVLAGVRGPKSLALSGREADGTILAEPVTPEYLAAARGHIGARAVAEGHRVVAYNVAAVDDDPQVARAAVRPALEWIGEPDWAPHISPLPFAAEFARLREESADRTEFAARLPGEWVDQLAVTGTPGQARERIAALHAAGAGSVVLMPAGPDPLVALEGLGRVL
- a CDS encoding DUF1015 family protein translates to MGFPATPAPRADLLLPLPGLFAGPPARPGYVVLERLDVHGRVEQRGVLGALSLHGTESGHILRHQQVGEPEVRLHTRLLRERRAPAEPLLLAAPDPGAFRRCIDETVRRPPDRTGPATRGGTQRLWAVAGEWSRRPPALPPVLLADGHHRLEAARRLHRGQPARMGDRLPALVVDHGRYPLRLAATHRTMPGLDPYRAADVASGFARVTELPAGSPRPVPRAGTFLLTGKSRIWAISRVSPVTTARRLRFLPSEWAELSAAISDHVLIPILCEDQGLDPTPGYTERHPADDEAGLILPPPTWEQIWSGAAGGTVMPPRTTSLGPAPLPGLLPPLPC
- a CDS encoding ATP-grasp domain-containing protein, whose translation is MAQAPLAVLLSPRLEEVRAARVVGARTLVLAPDRAAPGIREAVAAAHDALTVDWLDHQGLLMAIGHLAGHPARVSVFGFAEASALVAARVNEALRFRGNPHAAVAYLTDKVALRGKVNQLTGTPVRFEQCDRVTHLVAAAERVGFPCVAKPRTGSGGQEVHLLRDVADAALLAAELVSEPALIIEEFLEGPEYSVLAHSRDGEHTVLAVARKHLSDGPGFTEEGHDLPADLGPGDAAAIGDLVTATLGAAGHRAGLSLTEVVRTAQGPRLIESHAHPGPGRLGDLLALATGTDPVALAVATALRLPVPAPHPSSGRRYAGIRTLRLPPGRLDAVHGIDEAYALPGVADIGITVRVGSHVPEATSRAAGHGFITAVASCPQEVEAVLGKALGLLRPVVGGADPGASGRPAHPEKEEEHTAA
- a CDS encoding helix-turn-helix transcriptional regulator, which produces MAQIATRAGISTAEAASAEARLTELGLLRPSPGGGLVAISPESAADALLAPIEQDILQRRIAMAATRARLHALSGDYLEARSMRSAKSSIEVVEGIDNTRAVIADLDRTCAKSVDALHPGGGQSRAAIQAATPGDLEILERGVKARTLMQHTARRHQPTVGYVTTLIEAGAQVRSITALPSRMLIYDGSCAVLPLDPLHTKSGVALVRDPTVLGFLQQLFEHYWDRAADFVEGPKKSGSAPVGVDRDVLVLMAAGKKDEAIAHQLGMSPRSVSRVVARLLEQLDADSRFQAGVRAALNGWLS
- a CDS encoding helix-turn-helix domain-containing protein, translated to MTIHEVEDIDATALQVYLLRVRHPADDADRLAARAGLRPGEVTRAEALLYGLGLLQPSPAGGWVAVSPESAADQLLAPVEADILAQRITMAAAREQFQSLSGEYVAARGMRSAEISIEVVEGIGNTRAVIDDLARTCTESVETLMPGVPTDEAIDAAVPLDLELLSRGVGIRVLMQHSARTHRVGLRYAETIGAAGAQVRSAGTLPSRMLIYDRRCAVLPLDPLHTGTGVALVRDPSALSFLCQVFDHCWDDGIDIPVTAGAGEAGDGVPNGLEREVLRLMAVGRSNDDIAEQLGISRRSVSRLVSQLMAHLGATSRFQAGARAALNGWLG